A genomic stretch from Dama dama isolate Ldn47 chromosome 10, ASM3311817v1, whole genome shotgun sequence includes:
- the LOC133064042 gene encoding cytochrome c oxidase assembly protein COX14 has product MPTAKQLADIGYKTFSTSMMLLTVYGGYLCSVRAYHYFQRRSSRRQAAEEQKTSGAL; this is encoded by the coding sequence ATGCCAACTGCCAAGCAACTAGCTGACATTGGCTACAAGACCTTCTCCACCTCCATGATGCTCCTAACTGTGTATGGGGGCTACCTCTGCAGTGTCCGAGCCTACCACTATTTCCAGCGGCGCAGCTCCCGGCGCCAGGCTGCAGAAGAACAGAAGACCTCAGGAGCCCTGTAG